The Catenulispora sp. GP43 nucleotide sequence GCAGATTACTATGCCAAAGTAGCGCAGAACGGCTTCACGACATACCGCGCCCGCGTAGTCGAGGAAGAGATCACTCCGTATCTCCAGTGGGAGCTCCAATCACTGCGCCAGCGAAACGAACTCGGCGAGCAGATCAGAGTGGTCAGTGCGACGGAGGTGGCCCCGCTGGAACGGCAAGGCATGCTTCCCGAGATCGTGACCGTGGGAACCGATGCCGTCTACGAGGTCCTCTACAACGAACAAGGCATGAACACAGGCGCGGTGCGCTCCGAAGCGCCGGCAGATGTCAACGGCTGGCGGACCTTCATCCGAGATCTCTTCTCAGTGGGCCAGGATATTGACATCTTCCTCGACCGGCAAGGAATCCCCCTGCACCGCGGAAACGGATAGTCGTACGAGCTCGACAGGTCAAGGGTCGTCAACCTACGGGAAAAATACATCATGAACCGGCCTCCCCATCGAGAAGAGCCGGAGGAAAACCGGCATCAGGCGCCCCGTGGCGCCGACTTCTCGGCACCACGACAGCTACCGAGTGATATTCGCTGCTTCGTGAACCGCGACACGTCGTTACGACAACTCGACGTGTTCTTCACCGAGGATCGAGAGCAAGCTCAGGTCTCGACGGTTTGCGTGGTTGTCGGCACCGCGGGCGTCGGGAAGACCTCGTACGCGATCCACTGGGCCCACGGAATCGTTGATGAGTTTCCTGATGGCCAACTCTTCGTCAACCTGCGCGGCTACGATCCGGGACCTCCCGTGGCCCCCGATCAGGTATTGGAGCGCTTCCTGAGCGCTTTGGGCGTACCCCACGCCGCCATTCCGGCCGATCTGGAATCACGGGCAGACCTTTACCGCTCCCAGGTCGCCGGGCGTAGAGTGCTGATCGTCCTCGACAACGCCTCAAGCGTCCGCCAGGTACGTCCGCTTCTGCCGGGAAGCCCAGGGTGCCTGGTACTGGTGACCAGCCGAAGCCGACTTTCCGGGCTGGTCGCAAGGGACGGCGCCCGGCGCCTGTCGCTCGACATGCTGAACGAGATGGAAGCGATCTCCCTGATCAGGAGTTTGATCAACGAGTACCGCCCCAAAGACGATCCCACCGATATCGCGGAATTGGTTCATCTCTGCGCACGCCTACCCCTGGCCCTGCGAATCGCCGCCGAGAACGCCGCCCGCCGGCCGCAGATGCCGCTGGGTGAGCTGATCGGAGAATTGCGGGATGAGTCTGCACTCTGGGACGCCCTGGCCACCGGGGATGATGAAGAAGCAGACGCGGTACGCTCGGTCTTCGCCTGGTCCTACCGCGCGCTCACGGATGCGGCCAGTCGCTTGTTCCGGCTGCTCGGTGTCCACCCGGGAGCTGATTTCAGCAGCCGGGCCGCCGCAGCATTAGCCGACATCCCGCTGGGAAAGGCACGGCGCCTCCTCGACGATCTCGTCGGCGCCCACTTACTTGAACAACAGTCATCGGACCGCTACAGCTTCCACGACCTCCTCCGCGCCTACGCGGTTGACCAGGTCCGCGACGAAGAAGATCCCTCATTTCTGGCGTCAGTGCTCCGCCGACTGCTTCTTTGGTACCTGAGACAAGCCGCCGCCGCGGCAGCCATCGTCATCCCTGGCACGGCTCCGGTGACCCTGGCCAGCTCTGGCAGTGATTCTCACGACATCACTTTTCCCGATTATCACGATGCCCTTCACTGGTATGAGCAAGAACGCTCCAATCTGATCGCCGCCACGCAGAGCGCCGCCGAGGCGGGCTTCCACGACATCGCATGGCAGCTACCGGTATGCGTGTATCGCATCTACGCGCGATACAACGACTTCGATGACTGGCGGATCACCAGTACGTACGCGTTGGCCTCGGTGAGAACCATGGGCAACCGAGGCGGCGAAGCGCTCGTCCTGGAGAGCCTCGCCAAGTTGCATACCCAGTCCCACGACCTTCCTCAGGCCATCGAATACCACGGGGCGGCGCTCGCGATCCGCAGGGAACTCAGCGACCGCTTGGGCGAGATCTCGTCGCTCAACGGAGTCGGATTGGCGATGCTCCGAGCGCATCGCCCGGCGGAGGCGAAGACCTATTTCTCCGAGACATACGCACTCGCGATCGCATCGGCGGACCGCGAATGGCAAGCCATCGCCGCCAACGCGCTGGCGTACGCGCATGTGGAGCTGGAGGAATTAGGGCATGCCGAATCACGCCACGAGGAGGCCGTCGCCCTCTTTCGCGAGTTCGGCGATCGTGCATCCGAAGGAGACGCCCTGCGCTGTGCGAGCCAGATCCACCGAAGCTCGGGCCGATTGGCACAGGCACTTGCCTCAGTCCAGAGTGCGCTCGCCATCGCCATGGATTTCGACAACCGGGTGTGGGAGGCCTGGTGGTTGATCGAGCTCGGCCAGGTCCAGGCGGCCCTCGGCAAGCACGACGAGGCCGTCGAGTCCTACCACCGATCAGGGGTCTTGCACCGCCGGATCGGTGATCGGAACCGGGAAGCGTGCTCGTGGGATGCCACTGGCGTGTCGTTCCTCGAGCAAGGGCAACCTCAACAGGCTGCCGAGTTCCATCGTCAAGCAGCCAATGCCTTCAGGACGGTTGGCAACCAGTGGCAGCTGGCTCTGGCCTCGGCGAATCTCGCCACAGCTCTGGCAGCAAGCCACAAAGAGCAGGAAGCGCTGATCAGCGCCAACGATGCGCAAGGGTTCCTCACCGAGTTCGAAGATCCTGCAGCCAAGCGCCTCCTGGCGAGGGTGCGGACCTTGCTCTCGTCGTTGACGCCCTGATCACAGCGCTAAAGGTTCACAATTCCGCTCAGGAGATGCCTTATGGCCAGGGCCCTTAGGATTGCGCTCGTATCGTTTCGATCGGATATCTTCACGGCACTGCACGCGGGCTGTTTCCAAGCCGGCCACGAGGTGGTTCTCTACGCGATCGGCAGGTCCGCCCGGCCAGGACGACAAAGCTATCCCACCATGGGAGAGAAGGTGTCCGATGTCCTGACCGTCGTCGCACCAGAGACCACGCTGGTTCTGCCGGGCGACATCGACGGTCTGTCGACCTCGGTCCGTGGATTCGGCATCGACCTGGTCGTGGTGTGCGGCCTGACCTGGCGGCTCACGGCACAGGCTCTCCAGGCGCCACGGTTGGGCGTCATCAACGTGCATACTTCCTCGCTTCCGAGGTATCGCGGTCCCGCGCCGATCCAGTGGGCGATCCGCAATGGGGACCAGTCAATCGGCGTCACAGCACACTGGATGAACGAACGGATCGACAGCGGGAGCATCATCGTCCAGCGCGGCGGCATCCCGCTGCCCGAGTATGTGCGATTCGATGAGCTCTGGCACGATGTCGCCCCTGCTATCCGTGATCTAGTCGCGGAGGCGGTGACACTGGCCGCAGATGGCTACGACGGCGTTCCTCAAGACGAGAGCAAGGCGACCTACGCAGGCATGTTCGGGGCTGAAGACTCCACGATCAACTGGTCATGGCCAACGCATGACGTGCACAACCTGGTCCGCGCCTTCCACTTCGGCACGGGCATCCCGGGACCTTTCGCGACGGTTGACGGAGAGCAAGTCCGCGTTCTCCGGACCCGCCTCACGCCTGGTGCGGGTACCCGGGTAGAGCTACCAGATGGACCGTTGTGGATCGAGGAGGCTGAGCCCACGGCGGCCATGCCGGCCGCCGACCTTGCATGATGGGCCGACCTTGCATGATGGGCCGCACGCGGCATTCGGCGCGTAACTCAATCCGTCAGCGGAAGCGGCCGCTGCTCCGCCCACAACGCCGAAGCGTCACCGGCCGTCACCGGACGCGAGTACAGATACCCCTGCCCGGCCCGGACGCCGAGCTCCAGCAGCCGCCGGTGCTGGTCCCAGCCCTCGATGCCCTCGGCGATGGTGCGGATTTCCAGGGTGTCGCTGATCGTCAGCAGGCCGCGGACCAGGCGGCGCATGCGGTCGGAGGTGGTGAGGCGGCTGGTGAAGGATTTGTCGATCTTGATGATGTCGATCGGCATGTCGTGCAGCGAGATCAGCGAGGCGTAGCCGGTGCCGAAGTCGTCCAGGGCTATGGCGACGCCCAGTGCGCGCAGGTCCCGCAGGCGCTCGCGGACGCCGACGTCCTCATGGTCGAGCAGGGCTGTCTCGGTCACCTCGAGGACCACGTGGCGGGGGTCGATGCCGGTCTCGGCGAGGACGTCGCGGACCGCCTCGACGAAGCCCTCGCCGCGCAGTTGGTGGACCGAGACGTTGATCCCGATGAAGCAACCCTCGCCGGTGCGCGGGACGTTCCAGGCCACGGCCTGTTTCACCGCCAGCCGCAGCATCTGGTTGCCCAGCTCGCGGATCTGGCCGGTCTCCTCGGCGAGCGGGATGAAGGAGTCGGGGCTGAGCAGGCCCAGGGTCGGGTGCGGCCAGCGGGCGAGGGCTTCGAAGCCGGCGATGCGGCGGGTGTTCAGATGGACGATGGGCTGGTAGAAGACGTCCAGCGAGCCGTGTGCGAGCGCGTCGTCCAGGGCCGAGCGCAGTTCGGCGCGGCGGACGGCCTGGTCGAGCAGTTCGGCGTGGTAGCGGCGCCAGCGGGCCTTGCCCTCGGCCTTCGCCGCGTACAGGGCCAGGTCGGCGGCGCGCATCAGGGCGTCGGGATCCCCGTCCTCCTCCGGCCCGTGTCCCCCGCCGCCGGAACCGGCCGTCTCGCCGAGGACCGCCAGTCCGACGCTCGCGGTCACCCGCAGCGGTCCGGCGTTGGACTCCACCGGTTCGTCGAAGGCGTCGAGGACGCGCTGCGCGACGGCCTCCAGCCCGGCGCGCTCGGGGCCGTGCGCCATCAGGACGGCGAACTCGTCGCCGCCGAACCTGGCCACGGCGTCCTCCTCGCGGACGTTCTCCGTCAGCCTCCCGGCGACCGCCACCAGCACCTCGTCACCGATCGGGTGCCCGAGGGTGTCGTTGATCTCCTTGAAGTCGTCGAGGTCGACCATGAGCAGGCCCGCGGCGCCCATGCGGCCGGTTCCGGCGTCGAGGTCCTCGTGCATCAGGAGCCGCAGTCCCTGCCGGTTCATCAGTCCGGTCAGCGGGTCGGTCAGCGCCTGCCGGCGCAGTTCCTCCTCCAGCCGGCGCTCCTCGGTCACGTCACGCAGCGTCAGCACGATCCCGCGCACGGTCGGATCCGCCCGCAGGTCGCTCCACCGGGCCTCGGCGCGCACGATCCGGCCGTCCCCGGTCTGGACGCGGACGGCGCTGGGCCAGTCCGGGGCCGCCTGCGGGTCGCCGAGCTGGTCGAAGCAGCGGGCGACCAGCGCCTGGTCCGGCTCGGAGAACAGGTCGGCGACCGAGCCCTCACCCAGCCTGTCGCCGAACAACTGCTTCGCGGACGGACTGGAGAAGCCCACCCGGCCCTTCGGGGAGACCACGATGACGGCGTCCTGCGCGTCCGCGATCAGCGTGTGCAGGTAGGCCTGCGTCTCGCCTTGCAGCGTGGTCGCCTGCCACGCGCGCAACGCCTGGAGGAGCCGGGCGAAGACGAGCAGGAACAGCACGACACAGCAGCCGGCGAGCACGAGGGTGTCCGTCGGCGCGGCGCGGTATGCGGTGATGAGCAGGAGCACCGGGCTGACCAGCGCCGCGGAGCACAACACGGCGACCCAGGTGCGCGGCGCGACCAGGGCCCAGGGCCGGCCGCTCAGCGGCCGCACCAACTGCGCCATCGACGGCAGCAGCGCGGCCAGGCCCCACGCGATGTAGAACGCCGCGTAGCCGATGATCTCGCCGGGCACCGACCAGGACGGATGCAGTTCGGCCACCGCGAAGTATTCGTCGCCGTACAGCATCCCGAGCGCGCCGACCAGCAACAGCGGAACCGGCGCCGCTCGCCCCCGCCCGGCGAGCGGGAGTTGCAGCGCCAGGGCCAGGAGCAGCGCGTCGCCGAGCAGGTAAGTGATGAGGACCGTCTTGTCCAGCCCGGGCTGGTTTCCCAGGCGCCCGGACGGAATGACGAAGACGCTCCAGGACAGCGCCCCCAGACCGATGGCCACGATCAGGATGTCGAGCAGCGTCCCGCGGCGGTACTCCGACGTGTCCCGCAGCACGAATCCCAGCAGGGCGACGGTCGCGATCGGGTAGACGGTCACGTAGATCGCATCGGCCACGGTGGGGAACGGGCCAGCCCCGCCCACCGAACCGCCCAGCGCCTGGTACACCACGTCGCCGATGGCCTCGACCAGCAGCGCGGCGCCCACCAGCAGCCAGGGCAGCGCCGGCCGGGGCCGGTACCGGACGATCCCGACCGCCACAGCCGCCACAGAGGTCAGCGCCAGCACCGTCCACCACAGCAGCTGCCCGGAAGGCAGCAGCTCATAGGCGGCGAACGCCCCCGCCGAGATCAGTAGGAAGCCGGCGATCAGGCCGCGGGTGGCCGCGCGGGCGCGCCGCACCGGCTCAACGGCCGTCGGAGCGCCGCTGAGTGGGGGAACCTGTCCCGGCGTCGAATCCCACAGATCCAATTTTGCGCCTGGTACCGCCACACCAGCAGCCTGCGTTGGGCCAAACGATGCGCGCCCGGCTCCGCGGCAATTCCGTTGCGCCACCGCCGACGCTGCTGCGAGCATCGCGACCATGAACACGCGGAAGGTCGACGGCACCGTCGGCGCATGATCCAGGCAGAACGCCGGGAGGCGTTGCACCAGGCCATGATCGACCGGGACTTCCCGGTCATCGAGGAAGCACTGCGGGGAGATGACCTCGCGCTCAGGCGCGCCGCGTTGCGGGCGGTCAGGACCCTCCCGGTGGCCGACGACGCCGCGGCGGCGGTCCTGACGGACGCCTCGCTTGACCTGCGGCGGGCCTTCTACCGGACCCTGTTCCACGCGCACCGGACCGCGCTGGCCGACCGGCTGCTGCCGGCGGTGCGGCAGCAGTGGGGCGACGGCGAGGCCGCGGCTCTGCTGCCGGCGTGCTCGGCGCGGGTGGCGGCGGATCGGCTGCCGGGGCTCGCGCACGCGGTGGGTTCGTGGACCGCGCTGGCCCGCCGGCACCCGGAGGCCGTGCTGGACCACATCGAGAGCGGCGATCCGGCGCTCGCCCTCGGCTACGGGTTCTGGCGGCGGTGGGAGAACGTCCTCGCCATGCTCGCGGAGTCGCTGCCGGCGCGGACGATCGCGTTTCTGCAGACGCAGGACACGCGCTACGGCCTCCACCTCCCGGCGCGCGCGATGACCGCGCTGGTGAAGGCCGACCCGAT carries:
- a CDS encoding methionyl-tRNA formyltransferase, with the protein product MARALRIALVSFRSDIFTALHAGCFQAGHEVVLYAIGRSARPGRQSYPTMGEKVSDVLTVVAPETTLVLPGDIDGLSTSVRGFGIDLVVVCGLTWRLTAQALQAPRLGVINVHTSSLPRYRGPAPIQWAIRNGDQSIGVTAHWMNERIDSGSIIVQRGGIPLPEYVRFDELWHDVAPAIRDLVAEAVTLAADGYDGVPQDESKATYAGMFGAEDSTINWSWPTHDVHNLVRAFHFGTGIPGPFATVDGEQVRVLRTRLTPGAGTRVELPDGPLWIEEAEPTAAMPAADLA
- a CDS encoding DUF6879 family protein; protein product: MNSPPQRPSGVRLTAEEYIKDFFPRFWHISDGDFWKLERIQSFQEENSESWNAFARGDRVEALRLIEDRRNSLADYYAKVAQNGFTTYRARVVEEEITPYLQWELQSLRQRNELGEQIRVVSATEVAPLERQGMLPEIVTVGTDAVYEVLYNEQGMNTGAVRSEAPADVNGWRTFIRDLFSVGQDIDIFLDRQGIPLHRGNG
- a CDS encoding tetratricopeptide repeat protein; this encodes MNRDTSLRQLDVFFTEDREQAQVSTVCVVVGTAGVGKTSYAIHWAHGIVDEFPDGQLFVNLRGYDPGPPVAPDQVLERFLSALGVPHAAIPADLESRADLYRSQVAGRRVLIVLDNASSVRQVRPLLPGSPGCLVLVTSRSRLSGLVARDGARRLSLDMLNEMEAISLIRSLINEYRPKDDPTDIAELVHLCARLPLALRIAAENAARRPQMPLGELIGELRDESALWDALATGDDEEADAVRSVFAWSYRALTDAASRLFRLLGVHPGADFSSRAAAALADIPLGKARRLLDDLVGAHLLEQQSSDRYSFHDLLRAYAVDQVRDEEDPSFLASVLRRLLLWYLRQAAAAAAIVIPGTAPVTLASSGSDSHDITFPDYHDALHWYEQERSNLIAATQSAAEAGFHDIAWQLPVCVYRIYARYNDFDDWRITSTYALASVRTMGNRGGEALVLESLAKLHTQSHDLPQAIEYHGAALAIRRELSDRLGEISSLNGVGLAMLRAHRPAEAKTYFSETYALAIASADREWQAIAANALAYAHVELEELGHAESRHEEAVALFREFGDRASEGDALRCASQIHRSSGRLAQALASVQSALAIAMDFDNRVWEAWWLIELGQVQAALGKHDEAVESYHRSGVLHRRIGDRNREACSWDATGVSFLEQGQPQQAAEFHRQAANAFRTVGNQWQLALASANLATALAASHKEQEALISANDAQGFLTEFEDPAAKRLLARVRTLLSSLTP
- a CDS encoding putative bifunctional diguanylate cyclase/phosphodiesterase → MRRARAATRGLIAGFLLISAGAFAAYELLPSGQLLWWTVLALTSVAAVAVGIVRYRPRPALPWLLVGAALLVEAIGDVVYQALGGSVGGAGPFPTVADAIYVTVYPIATVALLGFVLRDTSEYRRGTLLDILIVAIGLGALSWSVFVIPSGRLGNQPGLDKTVLITYLLGDALLLALALQLPLAGRGRAAPVPLLLVGALGMLYGDEYFAVAELHPSWSVPGEIIGYAAFYIAWGLAALLPSMAQLVRPLSGRPWALVAPRTWVAVLCSAALVSPVLLLITAYRAAPTDTLVLAGCCVVLFLLVFARLLQALRAWQATTLQGETQAYLHTLIADAQDAVIVVSPKGRVGFSSPSAKQLFGDRLGEGSVADLFSEPDQALVARCFDQLGDPQAAPDWPSAVRVQTGDGRIVRAEARWSDLRADPTVRGIVLTLRDVTEERRLEEELRRQALTDPLTGLMNRQGLRLLMHEDLDAGTGRMGAAGLLMVDLDDFKEINDTLGHPIGDEVLVAVAGRLTENVREEDAVARFGGDEFAVLMAHGPERAGLEAVAQRVLDAFDEPVESNAGPLRVTASVGLAVLGETAGSGGGGHGPEEDGDPDALMRAADLALYAAKAEGKARWRRYHAELLDQAVRRAELRSALDDALAHGSLDVFYQPIVHLNTRRIAGFEALARWPHPTLGLLSPDSFIPLAEETGQIRELGNQMLRLAVKQAVAWNVPRTGEGCFIGINVSVHQLRGEGFVEAVRDVLAETGIDPRHVVLEVTETALLDHEDVGVRERLRDLRALGVAIALDDFGTGYASLISLHDMPIDIIKIDKSFTSRLTTSDRMRRLVRGLLTISDTLEIRTIAEGIEGWDQHRRLLELGVRAGQGYLYSRPVTAGDASALWAEQRPLPLTD